The Aedes aegypti strain LVP_AGWG chromosome 1, AaegL5.0 Primary Assembly, whole genome shotgun sequence sequence tccagcaaaataaaaattgctgAATTTCCAGCAATACATTTTGACAGTTGTTTTGCTGGATTTTCAGCAATCTTGGTTACGATTTCCAGGTGCGTTTTGCTGAAAGATCAGCAATATAATTTTAATCATTTTCATTATCATAATTACTGAATTAGCAAACGACGTTTGATGTTTAAAACTATATTTATATCTTTAAGTAAAAAGTAACACTTTTTCTGTTGTTAAAGCACAACAAACTGACTGAATTTTGGAGTCCCATGTTGAGCCATCCTCCTCCTCCATCGTCATAGAAATACCTCCAGTGCTGGAACATCTTCGTCATTTACTATAAAGAAACATTATCAGATTGATTACAACATTAATTATAAACTAAAATTACTTACTAGTAATGAAAATCAACGTTTCAACAGCGGCCTATAAACAACTGTCCGGAAAATTGTAAATACATTAAGTGTTTGACAGTTCTTTTGCTGGTTGATCCAGTAACTATGATAGTTTACTGAATTACCAGCAAACGAACTATGAATAACTGAATTTCcaacaatatttattttgctGATAGGCGTTCAGCAATTTGTTTTGCTGGAAGGCAAACCAAATTTTTGGTGTGTATGTTTATCGacagtccatttgcctgagtgtagcgTTGGTTTGACCGAGGTTAAGGAATACATCATTTTTTAAAGGACAGGATAGGGTTTGGGTGTATAATTGACGTTCAACAAATTTGTAAGTAGTGTTGTTGCTGCAGACTTGCAGCCAAAATGCACATTCATTTGATGTTCCTTACGCAAGAGTATCGGATTTAGATTCCAAGCTATCTCACCTTGatacaaaaatacaaatcaTACTTTTGGTAATTTAAGTTGAATTACAAACCAATCATGAAACATGGTACAGCTTTGAATGAAGAATTAACTAAGTTATAATGAAATTCTCTAGGCAAGAATGGGTAAACAAAACTTGTACGCCTGAAACTATGGATTATTTGCTGTTGAATAGCACATGACTCATATTTCCGCAACACTTTACATTGGACGGACAGAGCTTTCAAAACAATCCAAATTTTGAAGATAGATGAATAATTACCTTTTTTGTTACAACTAAAAACTCAACATTTTAAAAACTAAATAGTTATTGTCAAAATGTCAATTCAATGGCGTAGGACAAATGAAGCCTATATAAACTGGTATAAGTTATGTTTTCGCTGAGATACTGCTTGGTGATCTACAGTTGGTGAATTTAAAGCAgttaaattttgatgataagTGTGGAAAACTTAAAACACTGTTAAAAATCGAAAAACTAATccgaaaaatctcaaattttaggGAAACATCACTCAATGGTATAACAGTCTATTGACTTGACCCCCAACGTCTAATTTTcccttaaaaaatatattcagaaaTCATAACTTGGTCAGactgattttgaattttttggccTTAATCAAACCGCATAATCTTCAAGattatgttccagaaaaaatggGATTGGTCACTTATTCCGAATTCAAATGGGGTATTTTCGTTCCGAAAGTGATGGTTCACGTTGATTATTCAAGACTAGCGGTAATTGCTCAAATTGctcattgtgtactttctataagtaaaaagctgccagaaAGTGGAATGACATTGTATCTCATTcattctggccatttcggatacTCGCTCACCTGGATCCGCGTCCTGAATGAGTGACCAGCCATTTGGCCATTTGGCTGAAGGCCATTtgaccgaacgccatttggtcgaatgggcCGTTTGGCCAAATTAATTTAAAGTGTGGCCTAGTAACTGATAAGCTgataaatttgttgatttttattatggGTTGTCAGGTTTGTTGTTTAATAAGTGCTTCAAGATAATGATAAAATCGACCCTTTAATtaaggacgaagttgtgaactccataCAACGCAtcaagactctaagctgatgGTTGATTCGTCTCTGGGTTACCAATTGTGAGCAAGGGTTACAAGTGTTTTTAACGATTTCATTACAAatgtttccttcttttaaatataGGTTTTTCTTTCGAGTTACTCTGGTGCCATTACTAACAGAAATAATTTGATTTATATTTTACCTTTTTAAATCATTTGCAGTTCTTTGTAGTAATTACAGGGTGTCCGGGAAAGCGGGaaaaaacccgggaattactAAAGACCGGGAAATACTCGGGAATTTGAAGAACGCACCGACAAAATATGTATTTCATTCATAAGAATTCtagtttgtttcaaatttcaagCAATATGGgcaaccagattttttttccaggaggAGCTCGACTGTCTGTCGAATCGAACTTCGCATCATAACTAATTGTGGGAGAGAGGTAGTTGAACATTAacattcttgaaatatttcaagaaggGTACTCAGGATTCCTGGCAAGGTTCTTGATGACAtgattgtcatatttttctcttaATTCATGGCGATTTTTGCAAACTTTGCTGGAATTCGGGCCAATAATTGGCCTATTTGAGATCACTCAAAAAATTATCAATAGATTGCTGATAAGGTTTTTAGAGGATTCTAGAAAAGATCCTTGGTTTTTGCATGAAATATTAATAGATTTGTAGAGGTTTACGAAAACTTGAGCATAAAATTATAATGACAAATTCATTGGGAGATCTATTGAAATCCTAGAcggattcataaaaaaaatctgtgattaTCTTAATTCTTGGTAAAGCCTTGTCTGGGTTACTAGTTATCCTAGATCTATAATATAGTTAATATGTCGCTCATGATGAGATTTTGTATGGCTTTCTGCAGATTTACAGCGAATTCTTACAATTCTTCCCAAGAAGATTATTAATAAATTCATGGCAAGATATTTGATTTGGATAGGTCCTTTAGGTATTTTTGCCCAAATTCTTGTGGTTTTGGAAAGGATTTTTGGCCAAATACTCGATAGATCGCTTTGGGAGATGTGCCAAAAAATCAACCAGCTTCATAAAGGAACAATACATAAATTTTGATGATatgatttttgttaaaaaagatCTCTCCTTGGATTTAACATGAGTTTTACCagatcaaaaatttctccaggaatcaaCCTTCGGAATTATGCGTTAACTATATAAATCCGAAGGCATTCTTAGAAGGTTATTGGTTGGCTATTGAACTTTGCCGTTTTGTGGAGATATAGTCAAAATTTTGATACATAGAGTAGAAATTgctattttttaatattaatttcattcatataatttaaaaatctttctgaaatcaTATAATATTTAGGGAGTGGACGTTTATGTTTCCAGACATTAGaccaaataattatttttttttaatttaaatactGTGCAAAACTATACtataaattcaatcaaaaaaataattcatacaTAAGTTAGAGCAAATCCCTCCaaatttgaccattttgcatgaaaaaaaaacataacggAAACATAAAGTCGCAGGATCATTCTTTGTCATCCTCTTTTTTTTAGTTGTTTAGcatcttgagcttgagcttgactggccgcccgtggttgttactccagtatcgccagatcagctgcgcTTACACAAgtaaccaaccagatgactgcttgggattaacaggcacccacagtgtataagtgctggtgatcttctatttttaggcaacaatagtgcctgtcacgtcagaatgcaggcCAATGAGGGAAAGGGGAAGGACTTGATGAtacattcaactggctcccacggttgaccatatataccactgcgtcaacgccagttcatgcgggaagagTGAAAGGGTGGGGtcatttttatggcagagaggcttgctggtttggttagcagaatgcctatgtatcaggcgtgaaGGAAGGCATGCTATAATTATGAAcaaatggaagcgtagggaaacggtttatttatgtccgtctctggttctagcacatgctttgaactgtgatagatagggtgatgtgctagtatccatcgtattaagcattgatcagtgagaactgcaatttccccagtattgcagtgaatgatgctgatacaaaccaaacaattctttctcaaaagctttagcattgtacaataacatttcgataaatcttgtcgcaatcagttttcagattcgtctcacaacttacggctcacacaacatatcaacgctataataaaatgttttactagaatatatagatctacgggcatttCCCTCCATtacttcagcatgatggaatatacttattttcctttaaaattaattgttcgtcatcaaaattcagctcaaacatatgaacacaattccttttgactgTACAATTATggaatttgctcacagtacagcgaaaacaacaaaatcaaagaaaccgtatttttacgtcgagcgtcgcgcacacattgatgcgcacaagctttttttctcagtacgacggattgaactttgtttacattctcaattatacgcggcagttgaggaaatttcgtaaaatttgatgatttattgaagttttacggcgtgtgattggaatgaaatccttcagtgaagaagtacgaaggttttccatagtgaaaataagtgcccggcgaagtaagtcatcCACGGGgcggaagaaacttgtgttggaaagtggtgtggctcagtcgatcgctaagcatttctctcaaatcgtgtttgtCCATGCGATtccggtgaaaaagtgcaaagtaaaTAATTGagctgaagttatttaccgaaatacagtatttttattgcatttttggtgtacaagtgtacaaaccataacagctttcacaaaattacacttggataatgaatctatgttgcaggtaagtttgaatatccgccgtagtggaacatttaaagtttgatacgacgaatagtagcgcttacgacgaagtagaacaaaaccctacatCAACTGTgataagagtggtagatagaagcaagtgaaagatacaactacaaagtacgaggaaagggacgggcctgggattgaacccatgaccttctgcttatgaagcagaagcgatagcctttagaccaccaaccctgtCAACCATTCCCCctcttttttatttgtttagcaTCCgggaaaaaatcaggaattagAAACCTGATTTGGAATGGACACCCTGGTAATACTGATATGAAGATTATTTTCATTACACTTTCATGAAATTGCATAAGAGATGTTTACTTCTTTTGAttttaggctgttctttcaagagaaaagtatttttatagttattggaattaaagcttataatacGTTCATAAAGAGACTtctacaaaacatatttttttcagcacaagGTGAGATTTCATTCTCCTGCAAGATTAAGATTGCAACGTGTGAACTGAATTCTGCACCGTTACTTGCGTATAACAGTAAACCGGACGACTCGATGAACACTTTCGTCAAAGAagctcactgtttctccgttgttaAAGGAGAAAACCAAGACTTGAGTAttgctagaactatgaaatATTTTACTTAATACGATTCGAGGCATCGAAGTAACCGGATCCAGCAGAAGGACGGATAAatcgtaaaccgttttagttactTGTCGCTAGCAGAGAAGagaataattgcttacattcTTTCAGCATTGACAGTTTCTTGAACAAGTTAATTATTTGTATATCAACGATGATTTATACTTCTTTATGAATAAGCTGAAtgaattaattgaaatttattacaaACGCATGCTAACTGTATTTCcgtattgttttcattttcggccaaacggcattcgaccaaaACACCCGGATCCCCCAAAAAGGAGTTTTTCTGAAACTTAAATAGTAGTGCCGTGTGACGGctcaaaattaatgattttatatCCTAAACATCATAGCTATAATGCCGTGGACCAATATGATCATATACCGGTGGTCAATCCGGATACAGGGCCGGAAATTTAGTGTACACCTCTTATTCCAATAgtgattcttgatgaaattgtaATGTACTGGTATTTCTTGGTAAATGTAATGgtatttcgaatgtatttatGTGAAAGCATGTATCAAGTCTTGCGAGCTCATGTGGAACAGTTTCGAACCAAAATAATCGCTTGGACATTTTACTTGTTTAGATACAGGAGACCGGAAGTCTTAGTATGTAACCCGGAGAACCAACCCAATTCAAATGTTAATTTCCATACTGTGTCAAATTAAATCAGATTTTCTCGACAAAAGATGGCCATCGGAAGCGGTTTTTGGTAATTTTGAATACAGGTGATCATTTTAAGCTCAGTTTCAGAACCCCGTTCTTGGTTCAGAAGTCCAATTTGTATCATAAGAAAACACTTATTATGCGAAACATCAAATAACACTTTTTCAGCAAATTGAAACTTTAGGAGGGGCAACTAATCCCCTACACAAAactgttaaaattttgagaatttatcAATTGAGTCAAAAGAGTGCGAAAAAGTCATCCACtctagttttatttttgttaggaTAGAGGCTGTTGAAGGAACTTTTCTTTCATAAGAGAAATGGAGAACATAATGAAATTATTCTGTATAAACACCAGACAAAAATATCCAAAGAAACTCCGAAAATGGAGCTGTATCTGGGCCACACATTGACGAGTACAATTTCCGATGCTGACTTTGTCAATGTCGAAGCATCAGGGTACATGATCTTGAATGAATTTCTAGAAGTTTGAAACACTTGTATTGCCAATTGATGGAAACGAAGCAGCGTGTGACACGTATTACCATGCTGAAGCAACAAACTTGCATCGCGTAGCCAACCATTCTATCATTCTTCATCAATGAATGAATTAATCGAAGCGCCATAACGCTCAACAATCGCCTCCATTATCAATGATCAACATCATCTCCGTCATTGTCCGGTGTAAATCGGACGCAGCGAATAGAAACCGTCAATTAATTTTAGCTTCTCTTTCTCGTACACTTCTCCTGGTCTGATTGTAGGTTCTTATCAAAAATATGCTGTACGGAACGTCAGACGCAGAACCACAAACGGAAATTGTGGTGTCCCAGTTAGCACAGGAATTGTATAATAGTAATCTGCTCTTGCTACTGATACAGGTAGGTACCTGCGGATGATGATGAGTTAAAACTCGATTATAATTGGTTGATGTCAGACAGATAAGCTTGTTGATATTATAAATCAGTTACTCAAATTTCTGATCGACACCATCCAAGGAAATCAAATCTACTCAAAGACCCCTCTACCAGCTGCATCATTTTTATaacacaaattataaaaatcccattttttttgtttttagatatttttgcatcttttttttttttacaagttctcaaaaaacttcactACTTTAATAATCcgtgtcgattttgatcaatgGTCAACtgaatccggagatattccaaaattccttggaggaGCCATAACTCACTTAAATATATCAGGCTAAAAAGTGTTTGTCATGTTCGGTTATTTGCTTCTTGAAACAATAATTCGATTAGCGTCGAATTGCATGTGGGGAATGTCGGTCCTcaaggaacatcgaaatatCTTTTAAACCAGATgatcaatgatcaatatcgacaaaagttctgaaaataaagagttttttgagaacttgtaacaaatggtgcaaaaatatcgtgaaacaaaaatttcaaaacgatTTGAATAATTGTTGTAGTaaaattaagctgccggtagagaggATAATTTCTCCAATTTCTGATACTGTTTACTCACTTTTGCCTGATGACTCACAGAACCTAAGTCGTATCGATTTTGAGGGCAAGAAAGACGTCGCACAGGTGTTCAACAATGTACTCAGACGACAGATCGGAACCCGGTCACCTACCGTGGAGTACATCTGCACAAAGCCAGAAATCCTGTTCACACTTATGGCGGGGTAAGTTTCCCCATGAGCTTCTTCGACGGTAGTTTTCACTCATCTTGTCACCTCTTCTAGCTACGAACACCAAGAGATTGCACTTAACTGCGGAACGATGCTGCGAGAGTGCGCCCGGTACGAGGCGCTCGCCAAAATCATGCTCCACTCGGACGAGTTCTTCAACTTCTTCCGCTACGTGGAAGTGTCCACCTTCGACATCGCTTCGGATGCCTTCTCGACCTTCAAGGAGCTGCTGACGCGGCACAAAATCCTGTGCGCCGAGTTCCTGGAGCAGAACTACGACAAAGTGTTCGACCACTACCAGCACCTGCTAAACTCGGAGAACTACGTGACGCGGAGGCAGAGCTTAAAGCTACTCGGCGAGCTGCTGCTGGATCGACACAACTTCACGGTGAGTGCTCAATGAAATGTTCTTTGATACTAGTTGCAGAATTGAGGTGTTATGCTATTCGGTGCACTTAAGCCTTTTGTTCATATGTCGGgttatgttatgttatgtttAGTTTAATTCCCCAGAGAAACTGAGAAACTGTTCCATAAATTCCTCAATGAATTCgaccagggatttcttcaacatTATTTCATCCAGAGATCAGTCCTGCGTCCCTCCTAGAGACccatcaaaaattattttagcAATGTTTCTAGAGAATCTCCCAAAACCCCCTCAAGGGTCCAGTAGTTCTTCCGGAGATTCTTGCAGAAGTTATGTCCTACAAAAGATCAGCATGTGTTTTGCAATGAATCTGGAGCATCGGGAACcttcaataatttttgaaaattgagaacaatttcctggaga is a genomic window containing:
- the LOC5576594 gene encoding protein Mo25, with translation MPLFGKSQKSPQELVKALKEAVNSLERGDKKAEKAQEDVSKNLVLIKNMLYGTSDAEPQTEIVVSQLAQELYNSNLLLLLIQNLSRIDFEGKKDVAQVFNNVLRRQIGTRSPTVEYICTKPEILFTLMAGYEHQEIALNCGTMLRECARYEALAKIMLHSDEFFNFFRYVEVSTFDIASDAFSTFKELLTRHKILCAEFLEQNYDKVFDHYQHLLNSENYVTRRQSLKLLGELLLDRHNFTVMTKYISNPDNLKLMMNMLKEKSRNIQFEAFHVFKVFVANPNKPKPILDILLRNQEKLVDFLTKFHTDRSEDEQFNDEKAYLIKQIKELKPAPDQ